Below is a window of Nyctibius grandis isolate bNycGra1 chromosome 12, bNycGra1.pri, whole genome shotgun sequence DNA.
GAGTTCAGGGTAAATGCTCCATGAAAACGAAACACACGCTCTCTTGTTACCATCCCCTGTAAGTGTTGACTTCTCTTTATTTGTTCTTCCTCCATGCTTTGGTCTGTAGTTCTTTTGAGGCCAAGGAGAAACAAGGGAAGCAACTGTGTGACCCCGTTTGGGACACCTGAACAGAGCCAAGCACTGCAAGAGCCCCAGAGCGAGACCCACTTTGCCCAATTGGCTCTACTGTGCATCGTGGCAGCACCGTGGGCTGCTGGGGTGTTTCTGTGCTCACGGGAAGTTTCTGTTTCACTTTCAGGCAAAATGAAGTTCTTTGGCGGGAAGTTGTTTCTCTCCGGCAGAACCACTCACAGCAACAGAAGGTGATCAACAAGGTAGTGGTCATATAAACTCCAAACTTGCTTGTACTGCATGGTGTATGtcctcctctgtttttttttcttgtcccaTAATCTTCTCCATACTCTGATATCacagtatatttattttccctctctttcaaATTGTGTGATGTTCTTACGTGTCCTGTGGAAAGTGGTCATTAACAAAGCATAGATTATGCCCTCGAgcaaaagattttaatttccctttcagTCTTTGCTGTGATGTTAGAAACCCCTTTTCTGTCCAAGTCCTGAGCATGAGAGCACAACTCTCACCAGTTGCCCCGTATTGGCTGTGTTCTGGTTGTGTCAATGCTTTTGGGCTTCCTAaatctttcccctctccttcgTGCGAGAGAGCAgcctccctctcctgccagcactgaagctgcaggcagcagaatTGGCTTGCCATTCCCCCAGTGGGGACCTCCAGCAAGTGTTACATTTTCTGGTGTTACTGGTATAGATGAGGAATTGTTGTACAACCTTTTAGACTGAAGGAGCACTGCGGGGCCATCTCCCTTAAAATCCAGCATGGCCCGTGCTAGAAAAGGCCTCTCCAGTGATTCCCAGATGGTGCTGACATGACTGAGCACGTCACATTTCCCAGTCCCCCTGAGAGCCACGTTCTGACCCTCACGTGGCATCACAGAGTCATAGGACTGGATAGAAATGCACGAGGCTATCAAACCTTCCTCCAGCTCTGAGGCTGCACCAGCCACACCGCTCATTGTAGAGGCATTTATGCAACTCTATTTTGTTATACTGAGCAATGAGTAAGAGGCAGCTGTGATATATAATTATAATGCTCTCTTTGTTTAGAGGTCAAAGCAGAGCATTAGGCTCAAGCTGACCTGGGAATATGTTGCTAAGTGATTCCTCTCCAAAGCCATTCTGCATCCTTTTTAGAGTCCTGATATATCAACACTGAATTTCACAGGGCTGAAAAACTCAACTGAAAGAGCTAAGACCTCCATCCAGGTTCTTCCCTAGGGGGTTGCCTCTTTCACTTGCAAAGTCTGCCAGCCTTTATAGAGCCTCTTATAAAGGTCTCTAAAGACTTTTATGGAGGCCAAGTCTAACTCCAGGCCTCCATacttgtgtgcatgtgtactTGGCAGGCAGACTCCCAAGTCTCATAGGGCTAGCTGGAGTTCTGCATGCACAGAAGTGACAGAGAAAGCGCTGAGCACATGCATCTAGCAGCCTTCGCACAAAGCAGGCACCTGGCTGTGTTTCCTGAAAGCTGGGCAGGTCGTTTGTGTTCTTGGAAAGCTtagttcagttttgggctccgATGTCTCATGCAATTTAGCTCCCGTATTTCATGGCTGCTCCCAGCTTTGGGGGGGTGTCGGGAGGGAGGAATGTGTGAGATAAGAACGGCTGCGAGAGCAGGGAGTGCTGAATCACTGTGCTGATTAACACCGGATTTTGATCTCTCCTGACAGCTGATTCAGTTTCTGTTTGGCCAGCTCCAATCAAGCCCTAGCAGCGCTGGGATAAAGAGGAAGCTGTAAGTACCCTTGTGTGGTGCACACACGCTCACGGGTGCATAATGCTGCCCCCTCACTAAAAGCACAAGCTCAGCTCGCCCAGGCAGGCGGTCACCGGACCAGGGCACCATGGTGATGGGAAATGAATGGGCTGAACTGCTGAGTCAGACCTGCTGACATGCCCCATTCAGTGGTCTTTAGAGAAGCACCGTGTCAGCTCGTGACCTTTATTTGGGGAATACAGAGTGAGATGGGAGATGGGAACACTAACTAGTGGGAGGGTAAAAGGGCAGGACCCCACTGCTGGGCCTGCAGGTTCCAGTTTTGCCACTTGTCATcagtgggagcagggctgggtccAGCCATCCTACAGACACATTTAGTTTGACCCACAGTCACTGAATGGGGTGTGTATCCGACGCAGGTTTGGTGGCATGTAACCTGCACGCCTTACAGAGAGGAAGGTGGGAAAAGATTTTAGCTAAGGGGTATCTTTAGAGTTATAAATAAGCTCTTCAAGGCAAGTGAGTAGAGGAGCTTGAATTAGGAGGCTTAGTGCCTTCCAGGAGAGCAGCCATGCATTTCTTGCTCCATGGTGTTTGTGATCTAAAGAGGGAAGACAGGCTACTAAAAGGAATTTGCCTTTGTGGCTCAGGCTGAGCCTGCCTCCTGTTCCCACCTTTATTGCCCTGTGGCCTTTGGCAACTCAGAAGCTTATCCATGCCTCAGAGAAAGGAGCCCGACTTCCCCAGGATGGCTGCTCGGGGAGGTTGATTTTCTTTAAGTCAGTGTCCTTGTTCTTGGCTGACTCTTCTTGTGAGGATTGTAAAAGAAACACAGGATTGAATGAAGGAGCCCTTAATCCGTACAAGCAAGCTGGGTACTCTTACTTCTGCCTACCCACTCTCCTGAGCCTCTTGGAAGGGATGAACACTGCATGGAGAATGGTAGCAAAGAAAAGGGCTCAAGGGGAGGATATCAGCTGCTCTGAGTCGCTGAGGTCCATGAGTGGGGAAATTTTCCTCCAGTGGAGCGGGGAAGCAGAGAAATGAGATGCCAGATCTGATCTCTCATTTCCACGGTCAGGGCCATGCCCTCCCTGTAAAAGCTTTGCAGCCCAAGAAATGTTGTCTTAGACTACAGCTTTTTGAAAAAAGCAAATCATTAGTTAGAAACTGTGCTGAAAGGGGCGGAAGAGCACAGAACTATCTGCATAACAACTGTGTTGGCCTCCTTACGAAGGGGGATCACACTGATCCAACCCAGCTGCTGTTTGCACAGTATTGAGCATGTTAATCAGAGTTTCTGCTTCCTTGGACAACAAAGGTCTGTGTTCAAGGAACCTCAGCTCTTGTGTCTATATCTGCCCTTCTGTctttcacagttttgttttcctgcctcTCTGTTAAAGGACTGCAGGGAAGCATAGTGTACAGCCTGGAGCAACTGTTGGCACAGGTCTGAGCGCTGACTGGGGGCTCTGGGTAGGTTCGGACAGGGTGGGCAAATCTGTAGGTCCTACAGGCACGTCTGACCTGGGAGATTGCTAGGTGGGTTAGACGCCAAAGTTACTTTGATGAGAAATGTTGGATGGGGAGGTTCATGTGTGGctcctggagcagagctgaCACTTACAAGTTCATAATGTCACAGGGCTGGCTATGGTATCTTGGTGTGTACTGAAGGGCAGCTTATGCCATAACAAGGTCCATGTCAGGGTGACTCTAATGTTCTTTATTCTGTGTCTTTAGTTAATGTCATAGAATAGAAAAAGGCTGTTAACGAGCTGTTAGGCAATACTGAGATCTCCAGCAGTGTGGTCACTGTGTCCTGCTGTATAATGCCCTTCACTGTGGGAGCTAGTTGGAGTCTGAGCAAACCCATAATTTCTCCCAACATATCCAGCTCCAGTGTCTGTAGGATGAAGGGAGCTAGAAGTTATCTTCTGTCAAGCCTGTTAGACATTACTGTGGAAAAAACTGTTGGCTTTCCCTGGTGTCCTCTGCCAAATCTCTGTCTTCTAAATGAGCGCTGCAGATGCTTTTCCTGGCTGCGGGacagggggaggagaagagggattTGCTAGGCAGTTTTATAGGATCATCACAGCAGTAACAATAGTGGGTGTGTAGCAAAATAGACCAGTTCCCAGCTTCTCTGGGACTGTGTCACCAAGGACTGCCACCCAGGAAGTGTCCTGATGGAAAGGCCGTGCCACTTTGAGGctcattctcattttctcttggTTTCAGTCATTTACTAAACATAAAGCACTCCTGCTACAGGACCCAGCACGCAGACCCGCTGCTTGTTGTCAGTGGCCATCTGTAAAAGCCTgtcagtcattttttttaaaagcctggaTGCAATGAGTTTGggctgtgctttgctttgtgtCTCCCCTTGGTTTATTACTTACTTAGCGAATGCACGGGTTCCTTTTTTGCAGTGCTGTGTGCTGAGATGTAGCTTTGCCAAAGAGGCCCTGAGGGCGAGGGAGCTGGTAACGAGGCCAGATTCTCAGTATTGCACTAATAATTTCAGCGCAGCTACCTCCAGTTAAACAAGCTGAGGATCCAGCCCAGAGCTTGAAACCACTAgcaattagaagaaaatattaattggaTTTGTTCAATTCAAAATATGAATTCATTATTTTACTCGTGTCTTTCAAATAAGGCCTAGAAAACCCAGATCGTCCCTTCTCTGTATGGCTAATGCCCTTTTTTAATGGTGACCTCCTCCAAAACTGTTGTTTCACTTCCTCGTCCATAACACTGGACAAGAAAGTACCTTACAGCTGAGGAAAAACAGAGTACCCAGGAGAAAACAACCCTTGGCTGAGAGACATTTCTTGTGTGAGCAACCAGGAACCAGGCAGTATGTGCTGGGAAAACAAACTGGTTTCTCTTCACAGACCTCTGATGCTTGACAACGGGATCTCAGCTCCGCAAGTGTCCAAGTTCAGCCGGCATTTGTCTACGGACCCCCTCCATGACCCCTATTTCATACAGTCGGTAGGTTTACGCCCGCCTCTGAGCTTTGTGGGATCTCTTTGCCAGGGTGGAAAAATGTTTGAAGCAATAATACAGATTACACAGTAAGTAGTTTGGCAAGAGTTTGGcagtgaagaagagaagaggttTGCAAAGCTGAGTGACATTTATTACTTCTTCAGCTCCCCAGTTGCAGGGAGGGGTGCAGGCTTGCGTGCGCTTGTGCTGTGTGTTCATGTGGGAGGCCATAGGTCGTGGGAGGTAACACCGAACTCTCCGTGGTGTTACCCCAGCCTGGCTCCCCTCaagggcagagaggaagaagtaTGTTCTAGAAGTGGGTGCTATGATCTTTCTGACCAGAGCCAGGTTTTTGCAGCCGCAGAGGGATCCCCACCACCCTTACCCACCAAAGCAGACACCAGACATGTGACATGTCGTGCAGTTAAAATACTTGGGCTGGCACGAGAGGCCCATACTCCCTCTGGAGGAAGTTAAGCAGTCCAGGCAAAATGTCAGACGTGGTAAAACCTCTCAGTAGCTGACAATTCAGTCACAGGGCTTATTTTACACCTGCACCTCTGCGTGGTTGGAGGAAAGACCAGAGGAAATTATAATGTTGCATAGTAGGTAAAAGCTTTCTTGGTTTCCATACAGGGAGGACTCAAGGGCGCAGTGAGTAAACTCTATCTATCTTAGGGCCTTGGGCTTGTTCTGGTCCTCAGAAAGTTAAATCTAtatgatttttgctttcctcttagCCATCGACAGAACCTGCCTCTTGCTTAAACAGCCCTGCAATTGCTGGAGGACCCATCATATCTGATGTTACTGAAGCATCACCATCCAACATCATAAATATGCAATCCCCTCCTGAAAATGACAGGTAAACACATTTGTGATTAAAAACAGGGCAAGTCGGGTATGGACATGCATGACTTCAAACGAGTTTTTCCTGGCTGTCATTCTACCAAAGTTTCTGTCTGATTCGCGAATGTCTATAGAGATGGtgggctgaaatatttttttccagtttgcaaCGTGGGCCAGATTTTCAGAATTAGGGGGGGATAATAACAGCGTAACTTTTGAAACTGTCATGAGTTTCATGCTGAGAACTGCCACTCACCTCTTTGAGAAGTATTTCatgtttctttatattttgttcTCAAGACAGGGGCTGTCTCAGACTTTATCAGATAATGAGATACTAACACTTTGTTGGGTTtgttgagagagagagagaaaggaagtttCCTTTTGGCTTtgacaaagaagaaacagaatcaAAGTGTACATCTTTCTGCTAATGAGAATAAAAAGGTTGCATCACCAGAACTTCCGATGTTTAACaaacttttctgtgaaaaggtCTCAGTAACTTAAGAACGGAATGCAGAGGTATTTTAATGCTTATCTCTTCCTGCCGCAGACATGCAGTGTATTTAGGGCTAGTAGCAGAAGAGCTACAACTGTGTCAGTGGAAAGTAAGTAGACAGATGAATCATGGAAACAGTTTCTCAGGCACAGAGGCAAGGCAGTTGTGCTCTAGAAATTGCCTGTAAATCTGcctaataatttaattttgattttaattttttacgCCATACCCATAAAATTCGCTAGAAGCATATAAAGAGctccagacaaaaaaaaacaacacacaaacaaaaaccaaaaaacaacacaccaaaCCTGGAAGCCATTtctaaagcagaaaatttttaatataactttTAAGTTAAGTTGCTTGTTTCTGCTAATTACCGAGTGCCATCTGGTGGCTTCTAATCTGTGCCGTGCCTGCATGCCTCGGGAATCAGCCAGCCACTGATGAGTACAGGAGTGTGGTACTTCCTAAATCAACATGAGCTTCTGGTGGGAGTTTAGATTCACAAGATGAGATGATCAGAATGCAATGCCAAGGAAGGCTTTGTAGTGTCACATACCATCCCCTATATGTGACACGCTCATGTGTTGTCTTGCAGCAAAGTTAGTCTGGGAGTGTTGtaagataatattttttcagtatggCTTTCCGTGCCCCGTGCCTGTTGATCCGCATGCCTTTGTGGCTTGGCTCCAGCTGTGCGCACTCACAGGGAGCTCTGAAGTCTCCCAGAAGTAGCATAGAGTAGATTTTTACTTACAAGATGCTGCTGTTCAAAACTTCAATGTGTCATATGTGCATCTAGGAATAACGTGGGGTGCCTCTCCCGGGGAAAAAGACAAACGTCTGCTTCCAAACAAGTAAAACATCTGACTGGGACTGTCAGGTCTTGATAGGTTCTGTTCCCAGTCCTGCAGGGCCGCGAGATCCTGACCTGTGTCACTGGGATCTCTAGAGCGCTTGCTGGTCCAATCCTCACTCCAGCGTGCGAACGTCTTACTGATCCCATTCCTATCTCTAGGGTggagacttttctttttcaggggAACCTCTCTAGCCTAGGGACCCTTTAACCTGTCTCAAGCCTAACACTCACCTGAGGAATGATCAACACATTAAAGTAGATTTTCCATATTTGCAAAATGGGGCAAATTCAGTATAGCTGTGGCTGATGAAGTGAGTGGAGACATTCCAGCTAAGCATGTTTCTGGagcttgctgagaagaaaacaaggttgcttgtttcttttgcacATCTAGGGGAATGGAAAGACTCTGTGGGGCAGTTTGCTGGGAAGTGGAGGCAAGCCCTTGTGCTGTTGCCCTTCCCAGTAGCACGAGGCCTTTGTGGAGCAGCTGTGTGCGTGGTGCTAACTCTTGTCTCTGATACAGGGAGAAGTGCCTCATGCTGATCAAGGAAGAGCCAGTCAGCCCCGGAGTGAAAGCCACCGCTGAGCCTGATGTCCCCCTGACAGGCTGCCGGGCTTGCTCTGAGCCGCCTGTGCTCCCGGTCGCCATGGTTCAGTCTGTTTTGGAAGGCAAAGGGAGCTGTGGTGCAGCCCCACCAGGGACTTCACAGCCATCggagagaagaggcagaagggCATTGCTGGACAGGTGAGGGGAGCGAGGGAGAGCTGTGGCCCTGCGTGTTTCATCGCCCTTTCTTCCCATTagtggaggagaaggggaggctgACTTTAAGTGGCCTAATGCAGCCTGGTGAGCTCCATCCTGTACCTGTGGCACATGCTTAGAGGACCCTTGAAGCCCAGGGGACAGTTCACAGGGGTAGAGGGTCTGTGGATGACTTGCTTGAAGGACCCAAGAGAGGAAAAGCTGTTAGAGCATGTGCATCAGAGTCACAGGAACAGGCTTTGTGCAGTGCGAGGGATTTGCCCCAGGTCCAAGTGCAAGCTGGAGCCCAGACCAGCACCCGTGTCTGCTGACTTGCAGGCCCCTGGACTGCACTACACCTCCAGCAGCTTGCGTGCCTCtgtcatttgttttgttgtgtatTCAGTTACATAAAGTCATAAGGAAATATTTGTCACTGGTGTTTCTGTGCAGTGAATAAGGTGTCACTTGTGTGCCAATACGCAGGCAGTGATGGAGGATGACAGTCAATCATCATCACCATAACCTCTGCATTAAGTGGGGCATAGATCTGATAAAGCATCAAAGCAGTTATCAGGGCCAGGCTTGGGCTTGAGAGCTAAATAATTTaccccctttcttttcctctcctgtgctgTGAAGTCAGACTTTTCTCTTTAGTCTGCTCTCCCTTTGCATCTCCTCCTGTCACCTTTCCAAGGTGACTTTCCTGAGTCAGCACTAGATCTGTCTTCATGGGGCAGCCAGTCACTTTAGCCCCATCACGTGGGCCACATGTTTCTGGGGAGGTACCGGGGAGCTGACACTGCAAGAGATCTCGGCTTCCCCATCTCTGACTAAGAGTGAAAACCCAGACTTAGCTGCATTGCTGTGCTTGTCTCCTGGGACTGGAGGGGCTCAGTAAAACACTAGGGAATCCAAAGCATGGCTTTATAAAAGAGTATAAAATCATGGCTTAAAATCATGAAATAGCAAGTGAGGTCACTCGCAGGGATGGGGAGTTGGGAGTTTGCGTTCACTGAGTGCAGCAGACTGTTACAAAGGGATGGAGGTTTCATTATTTTGAAGCGAGGGCTTCAAGTACTATGCGTGTGACAGTCGCCCAGAGGATGATGTACCCTTGCAAGGGGGATTAGGACAGTGTCGTTGTGCTCAGCCACAGGGCGATCTGGGTGAGCTGCTTTTGGAGCTGTGGCCTGCCACGGTCTGAGACTGCAATCCCAACAGCACCGACGTTATGGGTGAGTGtacagcagacagcagcagcaggaaagtGCGTTTGCAGCTTGGTGGATGACGTGGAAGTTAACTGCAGGATTCATTCTTGATGGCAACTGCAGCAATGTTAGGAGGACtagggggggaaaaacccaaaacactcaATAGGGTTATCAGAAAGGCTTCTATTCTATTCCTTTGGGTCCTTACAGAGAGCCAAATTCCTCCTTCTGAACCCACTGGctacttaaaaacattttattaaaagaaaaatcatccttTTTTAAAGACTCTGgattttaagagaaatttttGTAGGTTTTTGCGGGGGTAAACACAGCAGGGCCTCACAGTTTCTCCTTTAGCTGAATGTCTCTGGTAAACACAGCCGGCAGGCTGAATGCCTGCAGGTAAAGGTCACTCCTTTAAAAGCCATTAGTTGACAGTAATTCAGCCCTCTTGGACCCAGGAGGATGGGAATACAGCCTGCTCTGGATCCCAAGTGCCTCTTTAGAAGGATTTCCTCTAaggaaagctttattttttccagtcttgAGGAGATGTGCAGAGACTGTCCAACCTCCTGTTGGAAGGCTGCCAAGTCCTGCTTTCTATTTGTATCTATGCAAATCTCATTCATGGCAATATTTCCCCTTGTCTTTTCTCAGAACAGATATTTCAGACCCGTTGGAGGGCACCGACTGGAGCCTGgaagggctgcagctgctgctgaggagccAGCAGTACGGCCTGGAGCCCGCCAGCCTCTTGGATGTGAGTGTTTGACCCTTGTCTGGGGCGGCTGCGGGAAACAGTTGCCAAGTTCACAGTGGTACCTTTGGGCTGTAAATCAGATCGTGCTGCTTGTTCTTGTGTGGCACTTTATCTGTCGCATGCTTCCAATAGAGTCACAGCTCTGTATTGACCTGCTCATAAGAACTGGCAGGATTTCAGACTTTAAATGATGCTTTCtcacatttcttctgaaaatagaCATATTTGAACTTCTAGGAGCACAAAACACAGTGCATTTGGTAAAGACATCATCATGAGACCTAATGCATTTATGTAAAATAGATTAAATACGACTCTTTAGCTAGTTTGGTAATTGCTTTGGGTGAGttagtttattttctgtgtattctGCATCTTAGATACTCCTAGACTGTGTTTAGCTCTActaccttccccttttcctcacTTTCTGGGAAGTGTAGCTGATGTTGAATTCTCTCTCTGCTGAGAGATTTATCTGTCTGCAGTTCTCAGGGcacttttctttagaaatggaTGGTGGCTTTTTTCTTAAGTGTATATGCAGAAATATGAAGGtctgtttatttctctctttcactctctctctccttgTACACATAGTTAGTATATGAAAGGTTTTTGCCAAGAATCAAATAACTCTGTACATGGCAAAAGAGTATATATGTCAAAGATGTGCTCCCTTGAGGAGGTGCTTCAGATACAGGCACGTGCTAAGCTTGCATGGATACACAGGAATACAAAATCATTTAACAAATCAATCTTATTCTCTTAAAGCCAGTTCCCAGGTGTCTGTGATTGATTTTTGACTTCACGGAAAGCTTTTCTAGTGACTTGCTTGATCATTGGCTCCGTtggtttctgtttcttgtttctCATTAGGCGGTATTTTCCTGTCACTGAcacacttttctctctctgtgcaaCTGAACATCACCAGAGTGAGAATGAATCATAAAACTGCACCCCAGATCAACAGCTCCTTTTCCCAGATCGCTCAGACTTCTCAAGAAATTGCCATTGATGCAGCAGTCATCTGCCCTGTGCTACTGTGTTTtggaatgcttttaaaaaaacgTATGAATGTGGAAGGGTCTTAGGACCCAAGAGCAGCCAAAAAGGGCTTTGACCTGCATGTACAGTGACACAAACAGCTGTCCTGGTGTATGACATGACAGGCAGCAAGGCTGGCGGGTCAGCACAAGTGCCCACGGCTCAGCCCTTGCTGTTCTGGCTGTGCTGCACATCAACACACGTGCGGCTTTGCCTGCAGCTTCAGTTACTACATCAGAGCAGGTGAGGCACAGGCAGATGCTGCTTTCTGGCACCTCTGGCAGCAGGGCTACAGCCCCCAGCAGACAGCCAAGGAAGAGAGCTGAGGATACGAGTATCTTGAACCTTTACACCTTTCAGAGCCTTAATTATATTCTTCTCCCAACAGGTCTTTAATCCAAATTTATCTTTGAGTGAGTGGAATTTGACTGAAATGGAAGCCAGTATGTCCCCGGTAAGAAACgtgtatttctgaaatatggtaataataataatgtaatgATGAAGCAGAGCTTGTGCCTAACTGAAGAACACTTAGTTATTTTATAGCCAGAGGGGAGAGTGTGGTAAAGCACAGCAAGCACGCATCTCCTGAGGGCAGGCTGAGAGGTTATCTTATGCTCTTGACCTGTCTTTTGCATTCAGCCAGAGCTTGTTTAGAGACGGGTGGGTGTCCTGGAGTATTTAATTGAAAGTGTCCGCTCTAAACTTTCTCTTAGAGTGAATGTCGTGTCCTACTAATACCATAGGTTAATAAAGTGTCTTTGTGCCAAAGCTCTttataaaatatgcttttataaAGTGAAGCCATCCCTGTACATTTCAGGACCAGTAAAACCACATGCAATTAGAATAGAGGTTCATGCATACCCGTACAGGAGAAACAAGGAGAAATTGTTTGGCAGTATTTGTTTGGAATTGCCATTGacacagacatttctgaaatgcataTGGTGATCTAATACACAGCGAAGGAAATGTGTGTTTCGTGGCTCGGTTCGTTTTCCTGCTTGGTGGAGGGTGAATTTCTGAGCCCTCACTGCCACAGGTCAGATAAAGACTTGGATGGTTCTGCCATCTCTGCAGATGCGCAAGCAAAGTGTCATCTATTCTAACGAAGTGTGGAAGGTCTCTAAGTCTTCTTAATGATATCACTATCCTTTTTAGGTTTTGatttaataattttgaatttactAGGTAATTCCACTTCCCGAGAGTTAGGAAAGAGTCTCTGAAGAGATGATAATATTAGCAAGTCTTGGAAGCAAGGGGCGGTCTCTTCTAAAAGGATTGCATGAGAGAAAAGGCCGAGAGGGAGGCTGCAATCTTCAATAGCTCAGTCCTCGAGTCCTCTGAATTTCCCAGCATTTGGTGCAGCCTACCCTTAGGCTTGCTCATCCTACAGAA
It encodes the following:
- the HSF4 gene encoding heat shock factor protein 4, translating into MSKIMILHSSKFPVLASHPEQRDAPLTSTLSLSPLQNGTSFHVFDQGRFAKEVLPKYFKHNNMASFVRQLNMYGFRKVVNIEQGGLVKPERDDTEFQHLCFLQGHEHLLEHIKRKVSVVKSEETKMRQEDLSRLLYEVQILRSQQENMECQVQDMKQQNEVLWREVVSLRQNHSQQQKVINKLIQFLFGQLQSSPSSAGIKRKLPLMLDNGISAPQVSKFSRHLSTDPLHDPYFIQSPSTEPASCLNSPAIAGGPIISDVTEASPSNIINMQSPPENDREKCLMLIKEEPVSPGVKATAEPDVPLTGCRACSEPPVLPVAMVQSVLEGKGSCGAAPPGTSQPSERRGRRALLDRTDISDPLEGTDWSLEGLQLLLRSQQYGLEPASLLDVFNPNLSLSEWNLTEMEASMSPMQRLTVDLEKNASELSSKAFNPPFNNACPGKDVVLESTQQFLIDRQSIFGNDLISLPESSSLYVPSENMASYLSSVGVQGDIPLNLSSSTDNNQ